Proteins from a genomic interval of candidate division Zixibacteria bacterium HGW-Zixibacteria-1:
- a CDS encoding quinol:cytochrome C oxidoreductase — MKKFRIYIALTLIACTFVMLSLGCARKRPSEKPPIHLNPDMDNQPKYKTQSKSAFFNDSATMRTPVAGTVARGELEDDDVFYKGKDDKDNFVKKAPVEVTMQLLDRGQERFKIYCSPCHSRVGDGKGIMITRGYVPPPSFHSDRIREFPDARIFDIITHGVRNMPSYRNQIPPEDRWAIVAYLRALQRSQNAAIQDIPVELRETVK, encoded by the coding sequence ATGAAAAAATTTAGAATATATATCGCACTTACGCTGATAGCGTGCACATTCGTGATGCTGTCTTTGGGTTGTGCCCGCAAACGGCCCTCGGAAAAACCGCCGATACACCTGAACCCGGATATGGATAACCAGCCCAAATACAAGACGCAGTCGAAGAGCGCTTTTTTCAATGACAGCGCCACTATGCGAACACCGGTTGCCGGAACAGTGGCTCGGGGTGAACTTGAAGATGACGATGTCTTTTACAAGGGCAAAGATGACAAAGACAACTTCGTGAAAAAGGCTCCGGTCGAGGTAACCATGCAACTTCTCGACCGCGGCCAGGAGCGGTTTAAAATATATTGTTCACCGTGTCACAGCCGCGTGGGCGACGGCAAGGGCATTATGATAACGCGCGGCTATGTTCCGCCGCCGAGTTTTCACTCCGACCGTATCAGGGAATTCCCCGACGCAAGGATATTCGACATTATCACGCACGGTGTCAGGAACATGCCGTCATACCGGAACCAGATTCCGCCCGAAGATCGCTGGGCCATTGTGGCCTATTTGCGGGCGCTGCAAAGAAGCCAGAATGCCGCCATTCAAGATATTCCGGTCGAGTTGAGAGAAACGGTAAAATAG
- a CDS encoding transcriptional repressor: protein MQRMTDQRRVILEELRGTVAHPTADELYRTVRKRLPKISLGTVYRNLDILTKAGLIHKLDFGAGQSRYDADLSEHYHVRCVDCNRLVDVMGLPRFDYDTEILSQSQFEIIGHSLEFLGICPDCQPKQAGMMEMPH from the coding sequence ATGCAGAGAATGACAGATCAACGCCGGGTAATCCTTGAGGAATTACGCGGTACCGTAGCCCACCCGACCGCCGATGAGTTGTATCGGACTGTCAGAAAACGGTTGCCCAAAATAAGTTTGGGCACTGTTTATCGAAATCTCGACATCCTGACAAAGGCAGGCTTGATTCATAAGCTTGATTTTGGGGCCGGCCAGAGCCGTTATGATGCTGATTTAAGCGAACATTATCATGTTCGCTGTGTCGATTGCAATCGTCTGGTTGATGTCATGGGTTTGCCGAGGTTTGATTATGACACGGAGATACTTTCACAGAGTCAATTTGAGATTATCGGTCACAGCCTGGAGTTTCTCGGCATATGTCCCGACTGCCAGCCAAAACAGGCCGGCATGATGGAAATGCCGCACTGA
- the ctaD gene encoding cytochrome c oxidase subunit I, producing MNTMPEKNYLNDPKGILSWLFTLDHKRIGVLYLFSIMTAFLVGGIFAILVRIELLHPGKDIVDAGTYNQFFTLHGAIMIFLFIIPSIPAALGNFVLPQMLGAKDVAFPRLNLASWYIYIFGSLFAVYSIYTGAVDTGWTFYTPYSTQSTSSVISMTLGVFILGFSSIFTGLNFIVTIHKLRAPGQTWFKLPLFVWGLYATAIIQVLATPVLGITLILLILEKSFGIGIFDPAMGGDPVLYQHFFWFYSHPAVYIMILPGMGIISELISVFSRRKIFGYKAIAFSSLAIAFISFLVWGHHMFVSGQSQLAATIFSFLTFLVGIPSGIKVFNWLATLYKGRIEFGTPMLYTLAFLFLFTIGGLTGIFLGALAIDVHLHDTYFVVAHFHYVMVGGTVMAFLGGLHYWWPKIWGRMFNQKWAFVAWIFVFVGFNVTFFTQFILGAKGMPRRYYSYLDQYQPLHAFSSYGSWIMAVGFIIMAVYLIHSLKKGQPAGNNPWGALTFEWESTSPPPRENFEKTPVFTHGPYDYDKIVPERTYP from the coding sequence ATGAACACGATGCCTGAAAAAAATTACCTGAATGATCCGAAAGGAATATTATCCTGGCTGTTCACTCTGGATCATAAACGGATCGGCGTGTTGTATCTATTCAGCATAATGACCGCCTTCCTAGTCGGCGGCATTTTCGCCATACTCGTAAGAATCGAGCTCCTGCACCCGGGTAAGGACATTGTCGATGCCGGAACGTACAACCAGTTTTTTACGCTGCACGGCGCCATTATGATCTTCCTGTTCATCATTCCCTCGATCCCGGCGGCACTGGGAAATTTTGTGTTGCCGCAAATGCTGGGCGCCAAAGATGTAGCCTTTCCCCGGCTTAATCTCGCCAGCTGGTATATATACATTTTCGGTTCTTTGTTTGCCGTTTATTCAATCTATACCGGCGCCGTCGATACCGGCTGGACCTTCTATACGCCATACAGCACGCAATCGACCAGTTCCGTCATATCGATGACCCTTGGCGTTTTCATCCTCGGGTTTTCCTCGATATTCACCGGTTTGAATTTCATTGTCACCATCCATAAACTTCGCGCGCCCGGCCAGACCTGGTTCAAACTGCCGCTGTTCGTCTGGGGACTATATGCCACAGCCATAATTCAGGTTCTGGCGACACCGGTTCTGGGCATAACTTTGATCCTGCTGATACTGGAAAAATCATTCGGAATCGGAATTTTCGACCCGGCCATGGGCGGCGATCCGGTTCTGTACCAGCATTTCTTCTGGTTTTATTCGCATCCGGCCGTTTATATCATGATTCTTCCGGGAATGGGCATTATCAGCGAGCTCATTTCGGTCTTTTCACGCAGAAAGATTTTCGGTTATAAAGCCATCGCCTTTTCGTCGCTGGCCATTGCTTTTATCAGTTTCCTGGTTTGGGGACATCACATGTTTGTCAGCGGGCAGTCGCAATTGGCCGCAACCATATTTTCGTTTCTTACATTTCTGGTCGGTATCCCTTCCGGTATTAAGGTCTTCAACTGGCTGGCAACACTGTATAAGGGGCGGATCGAATTCGGTACCCCGATGCTCTACACTCTGGCCTTTCTGTTCCTTTTTACTATCGGCGGCTTAACCGGCATTTTTCTCGGGGCGCTGGCGATCGATGTCCACCTGCATGACACTTACTTCGTTGTGGCTCATTTCCATTATGTAATGGTGGGCGGAACGGTCATGGCCTTTTTGGGCGGACTGCATTACTGGTGGCCCAAAATATGGGGTCGGATGTTCAATCAAAAGTGGGCCTTTGTCGCCTGGATTTTCGTTTTTGTCGGATTTAATGTGACGTTCTTTACTCAGTTTATTCTTGGCGCGAAAGGAATGCCGCGAAGGTACTACAGTTATCTTGACCAGTACCAGCCGCTGCATGCATTTTCTTCGTACGGTTCATGGATCATGGCGGTCGGGTTCATAATAATGGCGGTCTATTTGATTCACTCCCTCAAAAAAGGCCAACCGGCCGGCAATAATCCCTGGGGCGCTTTGACCTTCGAATGGGAATCGACTTCTCCCCCGCCCAGAGAGAATTTCGAGAAAACTCCGGTATTTACACATGGACCATATGACTATGACAAAATCGTCCCGGAAAGGACCTATCCATAA
- the aspA gene encoding aspartate ammonia-lyase (catalyzes the formation of fumarate from aspartate) yields MEYRIERDTLGEVKVPKDTYYGAQTQRAVDNFKVSSLRLPPAFIRAQAVIKKAAAMANIAAGNLDKAVGEAIIKAADEVMAGKFDDQFVVDVFQAGAGTSQNMNINEILAARASELLGGKKGDYSKVHPNDHPNMSQSTNDTIHVAIHISAYTEIQKNLLPALERLEKALGVKAAEYDGIVKSGRTHLQDAVPIRLGQEFGGYAAMIRKGRNRVAHASEALLELCIGGTAVGTGINTDPHYRENALRAINEMTGYDFREPENMFEAMQNLDAVVEMAGALRVVVTSLRKIADDFRLLSSGPRTGLAEIQLPPVQPGSSIMPGKVNPVMAEMLDMVCFQAMGCDTTLVTAGQAGQIELNVMMPVVAYNLLLEIQILSGGVGSFVDRCVTGITANEKQCRLYAEKSAALATALNPQIGYQRAAELAKEALEKDELIRDLVISKNIMDKEKLENILNIHDMTIDPADKKEK; encoded by the coding sequence ATGGAATATAGAATAGAACGTGACACCCTTGGAGAAGTAAAGGTACCTAAAGACACCTATTACGGCGCCCAGACCCAGCGGGCCGTGGATAATTTCAAAGTAAGTTCTCTGCGGCTGCCACCGGCCTTTATTCGGGCTCAGGCTGTCATTAAGAAGGCGGCGGCGATGGCCAATATCGCTGCCGGTAATCTCGATAAAGCGGTCGGGGAAGCGATTATTAAGGCAGCCGACGAGGTGATGGCCGGGAAATTCGACGATCAATTCGTGGTCGATGTTTTCCAGGCCGGCGCCGGAACTTCCCAGAACATGAATATCAATGAGATTCTGGCCGCCCGTGCATCGGAATTGCTTGGCGGAAAAAAGGGCGACTACAGCAAAGTGCACCCCAATGATCATCCCAATATGAGCCAATCGACCAATGATACGATTCATGTCGCCATTCATATTTCCGCCTATACCGAGATTCAAAAAAATCTGCTTCCGGCGCTGGAACGGCTGGAGAAAGCTCTCGGGGTAAAGGCGGCCGAGTATGATGGTATTGTCAAGTCGGGCCGGACGCATCTTCAGGATGCTGTTCCGATTCGGCTCGGCCAGGAATTCGGCGGCTATGCCGCCATGATCCGGAAGGGCCGCAATCGGGTCGCCCATGCTTCGGAGGCGCTGCTCGAACTATGCATCGGCGGAACCGCGGTCGGTACCGGTATCAACACCGATCCACATTATCGGGAAAATGCCCTGAGGGCCATCAATGAGATGACCGGATATGACTTTCGTGAACCGGAAAATATGTTCGAGGCGATGCAGAATCTCGACGCCGTGGTCGAAATGGCCGGGGCCCTGCGGGTGGTTGTCACCAGTCTGCGCAAGATAGCCGATGATTTCCGCTTGCTGAGTTCCGGGCCGAGGACCGGCCTGGCAGAGATACAACTTCCGCCGGTTCAGCCGGGATCTTCGATTATGCCGGGCAAGGTGAATCCGGTTATGGCCGAGATGCTCGACATGGTTTGTTTTCAGGCCATGGGCTGCGATACCACGCTGGTGACGGCGGGCCAGGCGGGGCAGATTGAATTAAACGTCATGATGCCGGTTGTGGCTTATAATCTTCTTCTGGAGATTCAGATACTTTCGGGCGGCGTTGGCAGCTTTGTTGATCGCTGTGTGACCGGAATCACGGCCAACGAGAAACAGTGCCGATTGTATGCCGAAAAAAGCGCGGCTCTGGCGACCGCTTTGAATCCGCAGATCGGCTATCAGCGGGCGGCGGAACTGGCCAAAGAGGCGCTCGAAAAAGATGAACTGATTCGGGATCTGGTTATATCGAAAAATATTATGGATAAAGAAAAATTGGAAAATATACTCAACATCCACGACATGACCATTGACCCGGCCGACAAAAAAGAGAAATAA
- a CDS encoding cytochrome c oxidase subunit IV has translation MSESKYKEHVIPVRTYLAVAVALFILTIITVSVSFIHLGGWNAVIAFGVATIKGLLVALFFMHLLYDKKIYMIIFVTALLFLGLFIALTMFDIVLRGQVNPDTSSPIKNEAAMYEKKAADSLQIEIIDDTASVLPDRGH, from the coding sequence ATGAGTGAAAGCAAATATAAAGAACATGTAATACCCGTCAGGACCTATCTGGCTGTGGCCGTGGCCCTGTTTATTCTGACGATCATCACGGTCAGTGTGTCATTCATTCATCTCGGCGGCTGGAACGCCGTCATTGCTTTCGGTGTGGCCACTATCAAGGGCCTGCTGGTGGCACTGTTTTTCATGCACCTGTTGTATGATAAAAAGATATACATGATTATCTTCGTAACGGCGCTTCTCTTTCTGGGGCTGTTCATTGCCCTGACCATGTTTGATATTGTCCTTCGCGGCCAGGTCAACCCCGACACATCTTCACCGATTAAAAATGAGGCTGCGATGTACGAGAAAAAAGCCGCCGACTCACTGCAGATAGAGATTATTGACGATACTGCGTCTGTTTTACCGGATCGGGGCCATTGA
- a CDS encoding DUF420 domain-containing protein: MTTASLPTINAFLNAVSAALLMFGYIKIKQGNRAIHKKIMLSSVVSSALFLISYLIYHYQVGSVPYPYHDWTRPVYYIILVPHVILAGVMVPFILAALYFAFRSRFEKHRKIVRWIWPVWMFVSLSGIAIYLMLYKL, encoded by the coding sequence GTGACCACTGCCTCGCTTCCGACTATCAATGCCTTTCTCAATGCCGTCAGCGCCGCCCTGCTGATGTTCGGATATATCAAGATCAAACAGGGCAATCGAGCCATTCACAAGAAAATCATGCTGAGCTCCGTGGTTTCTTCGGCTTTATTTCTGATATCATATCTGATTTATCATTATCAGGTCGGTTCGGTCCCATATCCTTATCACGACTGGACCCGGCCGGTTTACTATATTATCCTGGTCCCTCATGTCATCCTGGCCGGAGTGATGGTGCCGTTTATTTTGGCGGCACTGTATTTCGCCTTCCGCTCCAGATTTGAAAAGCACAGGAAAATCGTCCGGTGGATCTGGCCGGTCTGGATGTTCGTCTCCCTCAGCGGAATTGCAATCTATTTAATGCTATATAAATTGTAG
- a CDS encoding cytochrome C oxidase subunit III, producing the protein MSDQHDSHPAHLAHHFSEVEQQRDSAKMGMWIFLLTEVLLFGGLFVTYTVYRAWNPDMFYNAHKFLNVTLGTINTFVLISSSLTMALAIRFIQTGNRKKTIIFLITTLALAAVFLVIKYFEYSHKFHLGQLPGKYYTFTGVAGNNPHIFFGIYFAMTGLHGIHVLAGMGAIGWILFRTIRNDFSAEYYTPVEMTGLYWHLVDLIWIYLFPLLYLIG; encoded by the coding sequence ATGAGTGATCAGCACGACAGCCATCCGGCTCATCTGGCACACCATTTCAGCGAAGTCGAACAACAGCGCGATTCGGCCAAGATGGGCATGTGGATATTCCTCCTGACCGAGGTTCTCCTGTTCGGCGGATTGTTTGTCACCTACACCGTCTATCGGGCCTGGAACCCGGACATGTTTTACAATGCCCATAAATTTCTGAATGTTACTCTCGGCACCATTAATACTTTTGTGCTGATTTCCAGCTCGCTGACAATGGCGCTGGCCATTCGCTTTATCCAGACAGGCAACAGAAAAAAGACGATAATATTTCTGATAACAACACTGGCGCTGGCGGCCGTCTTTCTGGTAATAAAGTATTTTGAATACAGTCATAAATTTCACCTGGGGCAGCTTCCCGGAAAATATTACACCTTTACCGGTGTCGCCGGAAATAACCCGCATATATTTTTCGGTATTTATTTCGCCATGACCGGATTGCACGGGATTCATGTTCTCGCCGGGATGGGCGCGATCGGCTGGATACTGTTCAGAACAATTCGCAATGATTTTTCGGCGGAGTACTACACCCCGGTGGAAATGACGGGTCTATACTGGCACCTGGTTGACCTGATTTGGATTTATCTCTTTCCGCTGCTTTATCTGATTGGTTGA
- a CDS encoding ferritin, which yields MLSKKIEKAFNEQINAEMFSYYIYLAMSAWLDEKGFVGMSKWMRLQADEEMIHAMKFYDHVLERNGSIKLTVIEGPKITWKAPLDVFKAGLEHEQMITGRINNLVKLAHEESDYASHSFLQWFVDEQVEEEANAQTIIDQLTMVSGNPAALFLVDRELGLRQPAAAADAAAQ from the coding sequence ATGTTAAGCAAGAAAATCGAAAAGGCCTTTAATGAACAAATAAATGCCGAGATGTTTTCATATTATATATATCTCGCCATGTCGGCCTGGCTGGACGAAAAGGGGTTCGTGGGTATGTCGAAGTGGATGAGACTGCAGGCCGATGAAGAGATGATTCATGCCATGAAATTTTATGATCATGTTCTCGAGCGCAACGGCTCTATAAAGCTGACAGTCATTGAGGGCCCGAAAATTACATGGAAGGCGCCGCTCGATGTCTTTAAAGCCGGTCTGGAGCATGAGCAGATGATAACCGGGCGCATCAACAATCTGGTCAAATTGGCTCACGAGGAAAGTGACTATGCTTCGCATAGTTTCCTGCAGTGGTTTGTCGATGAACAGGTCGAGGAAGAGGCCAACGCCCAGACCATTATCGATCAGTTGACAATGGTTTCCGGAAACCCGGCGGCCCTGTTTCTGGTCGATCGTGAACTTGGCCTGCGTCAGCCGGCCGCGGCCGCCGATGCGGCTGCCCAGTAA
- the coxB gene encoding cytochrome c oxidase subunit II encodes MDTTGTLFLPPGGSTIAGEVDALFYFLFYASLALFAIVLFGIVFLSIRYRRRKKEVPEPTKGMTHNLKLELLWSVIPTILVIIVFFWGFKIYMKMNVVPKDAMEVKVTGQKWFWSFDYPEGAKTVNELVVPVGKPVKLLMSSKDVIHSFFVPDFRIKMDVLPNRYSVTWFEATHVGNYNLFCTEFCGDGHSTMIGKVKVVSEREYAAWLEAGSSGGEGMSLEEYGQKLYVAKACNTCHSIENKTLVGPAFNGIFGKTRVFTKGDKLTADENYIRQSVLEPQAHVVAGFEPVMPTYQGLLGDREIDAIIAFLKTLK; translated from the coding sequence ATGGACACTACGGGCACATTGTTCCTGCCCCCGGGCGGATCGACTATTGCGGGCGAAGTTGACGCTTTATTTTATTTTCTGTTTTATGCGTCGCTGGCACTTTTCGCCATTGTCTTATTTGGAATCGTCTTTTTAAGCATCCGTTATCGCCGCCGGAAAAAAGAAGTCCCCGAACCGACTAAGGGAATGACACATAACCTCAAACTGGAGTTATTGTGGTCTGTAATTCCCACTATTCTGGTGATTATTGTATTTTTCTGGGGATTCAAAATTTATATGAAAATGAATGTCGTACCCAAGGACGCCATGGAGGTGAAAGTCACCGGCCAGAAATGGTTCTGGTCATTTGATTATCCGGAAGGAGCCAAAACGGTCAATGAGTTGGTGGTCCCGGTCGGTAAACCGGTCAAACTGCTGATGTCTTCCAAAGACGTTATTCACAGTTTCTTCGTGCCGGATTTTCGAATCAAAATGGACGTTCTCCCCAATCGCTATTCGGTAACATGGTTCGAGGCGACCCATGTCGGTAATTACAATCTCTTTTGCACCGAGTTTTGCGGTGACGGACATTCTACCATGATCGGGAAGGTAAAGGTGGTTTCGGAAAGAGAGTATGCTGCCTGGCTGGAAGCGGGATCGAGTGGCGGCGAAGGCATGTCGCTGGAGGAGTACGGGCAGAAACTTTATGTCGCCAAGGCCTGCAACACTTGCCACAGCATCGAAAATAAAACGCTGGTCGGGCCGGCTTTCAATGGTATCTTCGGCAAAACCCGTGTTTTCACCAAGGGCGACAAATTGACCGCCGATGAAAATTACATTCGCCAATCCGTCCTGGAACCGCAGGCCCATGTGGTGGCCGGCTTCGAACCGGTCATGCCGACCTACCAGGGTCTGCTTGGCGATCGCGAGATAGATGCCATCATTGCATTTTTAAAGACATTGAAGTAA
- a CDS encoding rubrerythrin has translation MKLDSINKVLDFAIEKEQDAADFYTDLASKMKKKNMKEIFEQFALEEKSHKAKLQQVKGGKLDLSPVNQKIMDLKIAETLADVDTDGKFDYQQALIVAMKNEKNSYRLYTDLAGMIDDPSVKQLFLGLAQEEAKHKLRFEIAYDDDILVEN, from the coding sequence GTGAAGCTCGACTCGATTAACAAAGTTCTGGATTTCGCCATTGAAAAAGAACAGGACGCCGCCGACTTTTATACCGACCTGGCCAGCAAAATGAAGAAAAAGAATATGAAAGAGATATTCGAGCAATTTGCGCTTGAGGAGAAAAGCCATAAAGCCAAACTGCAGCAGGTCAAGGGCGGTAAGCTGGATCTCTCGCCGGTCAATCAAAAGATCATGGATTTGAAAATCGCGGAGACTCTTGCCGATGTCGATACCGACGGCAAATTTGACTATCAGCAGGCCCTGATCGTGGCCATGAAGAATGAAAAGAACTCGTACAGATTATATACCGATTTGGCCGGGATGATCGATGATCCGAGTGTAAAACAGCTTTTCCTGGGACTTGCTCAGGAAGAGGCCAAACATAAATTACGTTTTGAAATTGCTTATGATGATGATATCCTGGTCGAAAATTAA
- a CDS encoding SCO family protein yields the protein MKNYSNFRTAPKAVIVLLIIMVLFSVSPGQVIEENPKKLKGIGVNEHPGNQIPLDLTFTADDGREVKLAEYFNQGKPVILIMGYYTCPMLCNLVFNGVRDVVKEMDWVPGKQFQILTVSIDSTETPVLAAAKKKNYIESIDKAGVENGWVFFTGPAQRSRALADAIGFEYYYDEDNKQYAHAAVITILTPDGKISRYFYGIQFKELDVRLALMEAAEGKVGNTIDRLILYCYHYDPSAGSYTIFAANIMKLGGLATLVLLGALIFFLWLKGSRKKTRTV from the coding sequence ATGAAAAATTATTCAAACTTTCGGACTGCCCCAAAGGCAGTCATTGTTTTATTAATAATCATGGTTCTTTTTTCGGTCTCACCCGGGCAGGTGATTGAAGAAAACCCAAAAAAACTCAAGGGGATCGGTGTCAATGAGCATCCGGGGAACCAAATTCCGCTTGACCTGACTTTTACCGCCGATGACGGCCGGGAAGTGAAGCTGGCCGAGTATTTTAATCAGGGCAAACCGGTTATTCTGATCATGGGCTACTATACCTGCCCGATGTTATGCAACCTGGTCTTTAACGGGGTCCGCGATGTGGTCAAAGAAATGGACTGGGTGCCCGGAAAGCAGTTTCAGATTCTGACCGTGAGTATTGACTCGACCGAAACGCCGGTCCTGGCGGCGGCCAAGAAGAAAAATTACATTGAAAGCATCGACAAAGCGGGAGTAGAGAATGGCTGGGTCTTTTTTACCGGCCCGGCACAGCGGTCACGGGCCCTGGCCGATGCCATCGGGTTCGAGTATTATTATGATGAAGATAATAAGCAGTATGCCCATGCGGCGGTCATAACAATTCTGACTCCTGATGGCAAAATATCGCGATATTTCTACGGAATTCAATTCAAGGAACTGGATGTTCGGCTGGCTTTGATGGAGGCCGCCGAAGGCAAGGTCGGGAACACCATTGACAGGCTGATATTATACTGCTATCACTATGATCCCAGCGCCGGCAGCTATACCATTTTTGCCGCCAATATTATGAAACTGGGCGGGCTGGCAACCCTTGTTTTGCTGGGCGCCCTGATTTTCTTTTTGTGGCTGAAGGGAAGTCGAAAAAAAACCAGAACAGTTTGA
- a CDS encoding thiol peroxidase: MRERKNIIKMKGNPLTLVGHEVNVGDNAPDFTVLGENLEPVTLSSFKGKTVVIVSVPSIDTPVCDVETRRFNQEAVKLGDKVAILGISMDLPFAQKRWCGAAGVEKVKMLSDYRDASFGNNFGVLIKELRLLARTVFIIDPKGRVAYIQYVEETTTEPNYDEVLTALKKMA, from the coding sequence ATGAGAGAAAGAAAGAATATCATAAAAATGAAGGGCAATCCGCTGACCCTGGTCGGACATGAAGTAAATGTCGGCGACAATGCCCCGGATTTTACCGTTCTGGGTGAGAATCTTGAGCCGGTCACGCTTTCATCATTCAAGGGAAAGACGGTTGTTATTGTTTCGGTTCCGTCGATTGATACTCCGGTGTGCGATGTGGAAACCCGCCGGTTTAATCAGGAGGCCGTCAAGCTTGGTGATAAGGTGGCTATTCTGGGGATCAGCATGGATCTTCCGTTTGCACAGAAGCGCTGGTGCGGCGCGGCCGGTGTCGAGAAAGTAAAAATGCTCTCGGATTATCGCGATGCTTCTTTCGGCAATAATTTCGGTGTCCTGATAAAAGAGCTCAGGCTGCTGGCCAGAACGGTGTTTATTATAGATCCGAAAGGCAGAGTGGCTTATATACAATATGTCGAAGAGACCACCACCGAGCCGAATTATGATGAAGTTCTGACGGCGCTGAAGAAAATGGCCTGA
- a CDS encoding MarR family transcriptional regulator, whose amino-acid sequence MDIVKQLGILAFGSRLKRFTERLMRDVSRIYREQDIDFEARWFPVFYLLKLESDMAITEIAATLGMTHPAINQIAGEMSRDGLIISVKDKNDERRRLLSLSARGRAMVPALELLWQDISDATNEILEEGDAGFLESVDRMENALDQKELYDRITARIKVRQYEAIRIIEFESGLEKHFKALNYEWLEKYHHVEPADKILLDDPQGKIIARGGWVIFARLDDKVVGTGALIKHDDLTYEIAKMAVTEKLRGRQAGKKLTCALIDRALEVGAKRIFLQTNPNMIPAISLYRKLGFVDCGDIVPPRYERESLTMILNLKDTKLREKEDEKRNV is encoded by the coding sequence ATGGATATTGTTAAGCAGCTCGGTATATTGGCTTTCGGGAGTCGTCTCAAGAGATTCACCGAGAGACTGATGAGAGATGTTTCTCGAATATATCGGGAGCAGGATATCGACTTTGAGGCCCGCTGGTTCCCGGTCTTTTATCTTCTTAAGCTGGAATCAGACATGGCCATTACTGAAATTGCTGCGACTCTGGGAATGACCCACCCGGCGATAAACCAGATTGCCGGAGAAATGTCGCGTGACGGTTTGATAATTTCGGTCAAGGATAAAAATGACGAACGGCGAAGGCTGCTCTCCCTGTCGGCCAGGGGGCGAGCTATGGTTCCCGCCCTTGAGCTGCTCTGGCAGGACATTAGCGACGCTACCAATGAGATCCTTGAGGAGGGTGATGCCGGTTTTCTTGAATCGGTTGACCGGATGGAAAACGCTCTTGACCAGAAAGAGCTGTATGATCGGATAACGGCGAGAATTAAGGTGCGCCAGTACGAAGCGATAAGAATTATTGAGTTTGAGTCCGGCCTGGAGAAACATTTCAAGGCGCTTAATTATGAGTGGCTGGAAAAATATCATCATGTCGAACCCGCCGATAAAATACTCCTCGATGATCCTCAGGGCAAGATCATAGCCAGGGGGGGATGGGTGATTTTTGCCAGGCTGGATGATAAAGTGGTAGGCACAGGAGCCTTGATCAAACATGATGATCTGACATATGAGATCGCCAAGATGGCCGTTACGGAAAAATTGAGGGGGCGGCAGGCAGGGAAAAAATTAACCTGCGCATTAATTGACCGGGCGCTGGAAGTCGGCGCCAAAAGAATATTCCTTCAAACCAACCCCAATATGATTCCGGCCATCTCGCTTTACAGGAAACTGGGTTTTGTCGATTGTGGGGATATTGTTCCGCCCCGATATGAGCGGGAGTCGCTGACAATGATATTAAATTTAAAAGATACAAAGTTGAGAGAAAAGGAAGATGAAAAGAGAAACGTATAA
- a CDS encoding thioredoxin peroxidase, giving the protein MSFLVTKRAPDFTAKSVMPDNTFEDLTLSSYREKYVILFFYPLDFTFVCPSEIIAFNARLDDFKSRNCEVIGVSVDSEYSHWAWKQTPVNKGGIGNIQYPLVSDITKKISRDYGILFEDSVSLRGLFLIDREGVIRHAVINDLPLGRSVDEALRMLDALQFCEKHGEVCPANWKKGDEGMKATAEGVANYLATHDVK; this is encoded by the coding sequence ATGTCATTTCTAGTAACAAAGCGGGCGCCCGATTTTACCGCAAAATCGGTTATGCCCGACAATACATTCGAGGACCTGACGCTGTCGTCATATCGAGAAAAATATGTCATCCTGTTTTTCTATCCGCTTGACTTTACCTTTGTCTGTCCGTCCGAAATAATCGCCTTCAATGCCAGGCTGGATGATTTTAAGAGCAGAAATTGTGAGGTAATCGGGGTCTCGGTCGATTCCGAATATTCACACTGGGCCTGGAAACAAACGCCGGTCAACAAGGGCGGAATCGGTAACATCCAGTATCCGCTGGTTTCCGATATCACGAAGAAGATTTCCCGTGATTATGGGATTTTGTTTGAGGATTCGGTGTCGCTTCGCGGCCTTTTCCTGATCGACAGGGAAGGCGTTATCCGGCATGCCGTAATCAATGACCTGCCGCTCGGCCGCAGTGTCGATGAGGCGTTGCGTATGCTGGATGCCCTTCAATTCTGCGAGAAGCACGGCGAGGTTTGTCCCGCTAACTGGAAAAAGGGTGATGAGGGGATGAAAGCGACGGCGGAGGGGGTCGCCAATTATCTTGCCACTCATGACGTAAAGTGA